A region from the Tahibacter amnicola genome encodes:
- a CDS encoding tetratricopeptide repeat protein: MFQELAQLHRDGRLDEAESGYRALLSSQPENVDVLHLLGVLRRQRNDRIEARLLLDRARVLAPTRTDILLELAGISLLEGDTVGSRVLLEQTVKLDPNQAGAYTLLAQVTRLSGDDTRAESLYRTALRLSDEDTQALAGLGRLLMDRGDLQKSLSYLTRAGELSPRDPTIQLALARALYLNGNPTFAEQAARNALSLAPELHPARHLLGQILIETQRIEEGEAVLSVLAEAPGQRAIAAFGLADAARASGRLELAVERYGRALALEPAQPRAVHSMAWCLGAMGRDADALKVYHDYLANYPESLPVMAGLADHHMAMGRHAEALAIWSRIAQKQPTDPFPRLRMALLCERLGDNANAQALASQITSVFPKDVELILLRARAAYRDGDAAAALSLLNGLHELSLQPGQAMQAAHLYGVVSDSRGDTATAVRAWIDAQASAPTAVHALEAVPDDLAAALARPVARADAAGPRRVFLVGLPGSMVERVAALLSEQPGVQVLRDRAFGVSPRADDFAAPTFDRYLAGLAPEAVAEIRARYSQELERLVQDPAATVTVDWLLRWDARFLPLLREAFPDATLIVVDRAPQDLLINWLAYGWMPGFPVIEPLMSARWLATATAHLAAARSIDGLQVERVDADAILADPATAGASLARVLGRDGLVAGSAHRGLGGLPLGLPAGRWKAYEQDLHAAFNALAAATS, translated from the coding sequence ATGTTCCAGGAACTCGCCCAACTTCACCGCGACGGCCGTCTTGACGAGGCCGAATCCGGCTACCGCGCCCTGTTGTCCAGCCAGCCGGAAAACGTCGACGTGCTGCACCTGCTGGGCGTCCTGCGGCGCCAGCGCAATGACCGGATCGAGGCGCGACTGCTGCTCGACCGCGCCCGCGTACTGGCGCCGACCCGCACCGACATCCTGCTGGAACTGGCCGGCATTTCGCTGCTGGAAGGCGACACCGTCGGGTCGCGCGTCCTGCTCGAACAGACGGTGAAGCTCGACCCCAACCAGGCGGGCGCCTATACCCTGCTGGCCCAGGTCACGCGCCTGTCCGGCGATGACACCCGCGCCGAATCGCTTTACCGCACCGCGCTGCGCCTGTCCGACGAGGATACCCAGGCCCTCGCCGGCCTCGGGCGCCTGCTGATGGATCGCGGCGACCTGCAGAAATCGCTGTCTTACCTCACCCGCGCCGGCGAACTGTCGCCGCGTGATCCGACCATCCAGCTGGCCCTGGCGCGCGCCCTGTACCTGAACGGGAATCCGACCTTCGCCGAACAGGCCGCCCGCAATGCCCTGAGCCTCGCGCCCGAGCTGCATCCGGCGCGGCACCTGCTGGGCCAGATCCTGATCGAGACCCAGCGCATCGAGGAAGGCGAGGCGGTGCTCTCGGTGCTGGCCGAGGCGCCTGGTCAGCGCGCCATCGCCGCCTTCGGCCTGGCCGATGCCGCGCGGGCCAGCGGCCGCCTGGAACTGGCCGTGGAACGCTACGGGAGGGCATTGGCGCTGGAACCGGCGCAGCCGCGCGCCGTGCACTCGATGGCCTGGTGCCTGGGCGCCATGGGCCGCGATGCGGATGCACTCAAGGTCTACCACGACTACCTTGCCAACTACCCCGAAAGCCTGCCGGTGATGGCGGGCCTGGCCGATCACCACATGGCGATGGGCCGCCATGCCGAAGCGTTGGCGATCTGGTCGCGCATCGCGCAGAAGCAGCCGACCGATCCCTTCCCGCGCCTGCGCATGGCGCTGTTGTGCGAGCGCCTGGGTGACAACGCCAACGCACAGGCACTGGCGTCGCAGATCACGTCGGTTTTCCCCAAGGACGTCGAACTCATCCTGCTGCGCGCCCGCGCGGCGTACCGCGACGGCGATGCCGCGGCGGCACTTTCCCTGCTCAATGGCCTGCATGAGCTGTCCCTGCAACCTGGCCAGGCGATGCAGGCGGCGCACCTCTACGGCGTCGTGAGCGACAGTCGCGGCGACACCGCTACCGCAGTTCGCGCCTGGATCGACGCGCAGGCCAGCGCACCGACCGCCGTGCATGCGCTCGAAGCGGTACCGGACGATCTCGCCGCGGCGCTCGCCCGTCCGGTTGCCAGGGCCGATGCTGCGGGTCCGCGCCGGGTGTTCCTGGTCGGCTTGCCGGGCAGCATGGTCGAGCGTGTCGCCGCGCTCCTGTCGGAACAGCCGGGCGTGCAGGTCCTGCGCGACCGCGCCTTCGGGGTTTCTCCGCGCGCGGACGATTTCGCAGCGCCCACCTTCGACCGGTATCTGGCCGGCCTCGCCCCCGAGGCGGTCGCTGAAATCCGTGCGCGCTATTCGCAGGAGCTGGAGCGTCTGGTCCAGGATCCCGCCGCCACCGTCACCGTCGACTGGCTGCTGCGCTGGGACGCCCGCTTCCTGCCACTGCTGCGCGAAGCGTTCCCGGATGCCACGCTCATCGTGGTCGACCGGGCGCCGCAGGATCTTCTGATCAACTGGCTGGCCTATGGCTGGATGCCGGGCTTCCCGGTCATCGAGCCGCTGATGTCCGCACGATGGCTGGCCACGGCCACTGCACATCTGGCGGCGGCGCGGTCCATCGATGGGCTGCAGGTGGAACGGGTCGACGCCGACGCGATACTGGCTGATCCCGCCACCGCGGGCGCGTCGCTGGCGCGGGTGCTGGGGCGCGACGGACTGGTCGCCGGATCGGCGCATCGCGGCCTGGGCGGGTTGCCGCTTGGTCTGCCGGCTGGTCGCTGGAAAGCCTACGAGCAGGATCTGCACGCGGCCTTCAACGCCCTCGCCGCGGCTACATCATGA